A stretch of the Kwoniella shandongensis chromosome 13, complete sequence genome encodes the following:
- a CDS encoding GMP synthase [glutamine-hydrolyzing] yields the protein MSSSTPAAAAATEEIHSLYDTILILDFGSQYSHLITRRCREINVYCEMLPCTQKISELSWKPKGVILSGSPYSVYSPDAPHVDPAIFDLGVPILGICYGLQEIARYHGGSVDAHSHREYGYAKIEVVKTGKKHQDALFEGIEMEESGGLQVWMSHGDQLTSLPPNFVTIASTATSPWTSIAHESKPIYGVQFHPEVSHSPKGKEVIAAFVKNVCEIKGGWSMDSFIPKEIARIRKICGEKGQVIGAVSGGVDSTVAAKLMHEAIGDRFHAIMVDNGVLRKDEGAKVHKMLTVDLGVNLTVVDASELFLSRLAGIEDPERKRKIIGNTFIEVFEAEALKIEAAAEKELEEKGGEAKGKIEWLLQGTLYPDVIESISFKGPSATIKTHHNVGGLLDNMKLKLIEPLRELFKDEVRALGRLLDIPAHLVGRHPFPGPGLAIRILGEVTRDQIKILQHADDIYIEEVRAAGLYDQISQAFVALLPVKAVGVAGDARTYDQVVALRAVSTEDFMTADWFVFPPQVLKKISSRITNEVKGVNRVVYDITSKPPGT from the exons ATgtcttcctccactcctgcCGCTGCGGCCGCTACCGAAGAGATCCACAGTTTGTACGATACcatcctcattctcgatTTCGGATCCCAA TACTCCCACTTGATCACACGAAGATGTCGTGAGATCAAC GTCTATTGCGAGATGTTGCCTTGTACACAAAAGATTTCCGAGCTTAGCTGGAAGCCTAAAG GTGTTATTCTCTCCGGCTCGCCTTACTCCGTCTACTCGCCCGACGCACCCCACGTCGACCCAGCAATATTCGACCTCGGCGTCCCTATCCTCGGTATTTGCTACGGTCTCCAGGAGATTGCGCGATACCACGGTGGAAGCGTTGATGCGCACAGCCACAGAGAGTACGGATATGCGAAGATTGAGGTTGTGAAGACCGGGAAGAAGCACCAAGATGCGTTGTTCGAGGGTattgagatggaagagagtggtggcttgcag GTCTGGATGTCCCACGGCGACCAGCtcacttctcttcctcccaactTTGTTACCATCGCCTCCACCGCTACTTCCCCTTGGACCTCTATCGCCCACGAGTCTAAGCCCATCTACGGTGTTCAGTTCCACCCCGAGGTCTCCCACAGTcccaagggcaaggaggtTATTGCCGCTTTCGTTAAGAACGTCTGTGAGATCAAAGGTGGATGGAGCATGGACTCGTTCATCCCCAAGGAGATTGCGAGAATCAGGAAGATCtgtggagagaagggtcAGGTTATCGGTGCTGTCAGTGGTGGTGTTGACTCGACTGTCGCGGCCAAGTTGATGCACGAGGCGATTGGTGACCG ATTCCACGCTATCATGGTTGACAACGGTGTCCTTCGAAAAGACGAAGGTGCCAAGGTCCACAAAATGCTTACCGTCGACCTCGGTGTCAACCTCACTGTCGTTGACGCTTCCGAGCTCTTCCTTTCCCGACTGGCGGGTATTGAAGACCCTGAGCGCAAGCGAAAGATCATCGGAAACACTTTCATCGAGGTGTTCGAAGCTGAAGCTCTCAAGATCGAggctgctgctgagaaggagctcgaggagaagggtggagaggcCAAGGGAAAGATCGAGTGGTTGTTGCAAGGAACTCTCTACCCGGACGTCATTGAGAGTATCTCCTTCAAGGGACCCAGCGCTACCATCAAGACTCACCACAACGTCGGTGGTCTTCTGGACAACATGAAGTTGAAGTTGATCGAGCCATTGAGAGAGTTGTTCAAGG ACGAAGTCCGAGCTCTCGGTCGACTCCTCGATATCCCCGCTCATCTTGTTGGACGACACCCCTTCCCTGGACCTGGTCTCGCCATCCGAATTCTTGGTGAGGTCACCCGAGACCAAATCAAGATCCTCCAGCACGCCGACGACATCTACATTGAGGAAGTCCGAGCTGCCGGTCTTTACGACCAGATCAGTCAGGCTTTCGTCGCTCTCTTGCCGGTGAAGGCGGTCGGTGTTGCTGGTGACGCGAGGACATACGACCAGGTGGTCGCTCTTCGAGCGGTCAGCACGGAGGACTTCATGACGGCCGATTGGttcgtcttccctcctcaAGTCTTGAAGAAGATCTCTTCGAGAATCAcaaacgag GTCAAGGGTGTCAACAGAGTCGTGTACGACATTACCTCAAAACCTCCAGGAACGTGA